A region of the Amycolatopsis sp. cg13 genome:
GCCGGAACTGCTGATGGCCGCGACCGAGGACCGGTTGCACCAGGATTACCGCGCCGAGGCGTACCCGGCGAGCACCGAATTGGTGCGCACGCTGCGTGCCCACGGCGTTCCCGCGACCATCTCCGGGGCCGGTCCGACTGTGCTCGCTCTCACGCTGACGGGAATACTCCCGGCGGGCGTGGACGTTACGGGGTTCGACGTCGCCGAATTGCCCGTGGACCGCGATGGAGTGCAGGTTGTGGCCAGGTGACGACCTGGTCACAGGCTGGACGGCAGCGTGCGCCACGCGGGGGGTGGTTGTTGCACCCGGACAGGGCGCGGTCTACCCTCGGGGGCGTTCGATCACCGTGCGTTTCCGCACCCGATGCCGGGCCTGTTCGCCCCTAGCGGCGGCTCCGGTCCGCATCCTTCGTCGATCCGCCGATTCCGCACCGCCCGGCACGCGGGAGGCGGAGGGACGCAGGCGGGTTTCCGGTTCCGGCGGTGCCGAATTCCGCTTTCTCCGTCCGGAGGGGGCAAACACCCTGTGCTGGCGGCGCTTCGCTGTGTCTCGCACGGCTGGGCGCGAGCCGTCCGCATCGGAGGCAGAAGCCGTCTCGCTACCGGCGGCAGTCCGCTGATCCACCTGGAACGTGGATCGGTCAGGAAGGACATGTGTGAGCAACACCGATCTGTTGAGCGGCGACGTGGAGACCCCCGCCGCGGCCGCTGAGACCAATGGGGCCGCGGCCGCTCCGAAGCGCCGCACCGGGGGCCTGTCCGGAATGGTCATCGCCGAGCTCCGCCAGCTGGCGGGCGAACTGGGTGTGGGCGAGACCACCGGCATGCGCAAGGGGGACCTGATCGCCGCGATCCGCGAGCGCCAGGGCAAGAGCAAGAAGCGCGCCGCCGCGACGGCCGAGACGCTGCCGCTCGACGGCGTCGGCGAGCCGGTCAAGGCGGAGAAGGCCGAGAAGCCCGCCCGCCGGGCCAAGGCCGACGCGCCGAAGGCGGACGCTCCCCAGGCGGAGCCGAAGGCCGAGCCGGTGCAGGCGGAGGCTCCCAAGGCCGAGGCCCCGAAGGCGGAGACCGCGCAGGACGGCAAGCCCGCCGCGCAGGAGCGCCCGGAGCGCCACGACCGTTCCGAGGGCCAGCAGTCCGACGGCCAGTCCGAGGAAGGCGGCCGCAACCGCCGTCGTCGCGGCGGCGCGAACCGGGGCGACGGCCAGCGCGGCGACCGCCAGGGCGGCAACCGCGACAACAACCGGGACAACCGCGACAGCCGGGACAACGGCGGCCGCGACAACCGGGAGAACAACCGCGACAATCGCGGCGGCGACAACCGGCAGGACAACCGCGACAACCGCGGCGGTCAGGACAACCGGCAGGACCGCGACAACCGGCAGCGGAACCAGCAGGACAACCGCGACAACCGGAACAACGGCCCGCAGGACGACGACGAGGAAGGCGGCCGCCGCGGCCGTCGCTTCCGCGACCGTCGCCGCCGGGGCAGCGGTGGCGGCCAGCGCGAGGGCGGCGCGCCGGACACCGAGATCCGCGAGGACGACGTCCTGCTGCCGGTCGCCGGCATCCTGGACGTGCTCGACAACTACGCGTTCGTGCGCACCTCGGGCTACCTCGCCGGGCCGAACGACGTGTACGTGTCGCTGTCGCTGGTCCGCAAGTTCGGCCTGCGCCGCGGCGACGCGATCACCGGTGTCGTGCGCCAGCCGCGCGAGGGCGAGCAGCAGCGGCAGAAGTTCAACCCGCTGGTGCGCGTCGACTCGATCAACGGCCTGGAGCCGGACGAGGCCAAGCGCCGTCCCGACTTCACCAAGCTGACCCCGCTGTACCCGAACGAGCGGCTGCGCCTCGAGACCGAGCCGCACAAGCTCACCACCCGTGTGATCGACCTGATCATGCCGGTCGGCAAGGGCCAGCGAGCGCTGATCGTGTCCCCGCCCAAGGCCGGTAAGACCACGATCATGCAGGACATCGCGAACGCGATCACCACGAACAACCCTGAGGCCCACCTCATGGTCGTGCTGGTCGACGAGCGCCCGGAAGAGGTCACCGACATGCAGCGGTCGGTGAAGGGCGAGGTCATCGCCTCCACCTTCGACCGCCCGCCGTCCGACCACACCTCGGTCGCCGAGCTGTCCATCGAACGGGCCAAGCGCCTGGTCGAAATGGGTCACGACGTGGTCGTCCTGCTCGACTCGATCACCCGTCTCGGCCGGGCCTACAACCTGGCCGCGCCCGCGTCGGGCCGGATCCTGTCCGGTGGTGTCGACTCGACCGCGCTGTACCCGCCGAAGCGTTTCCTCGGCGCCGCGCGCAACATCGAGAACGGCGGCTCGCTCACCATCTTCGCGACCGCGATGGTGGAGACCGGGTCCACGATGGACACGGTGATCTTCGAGGAGTTCAAGGGCACCGGCAACGCGGAGCTCAAGCTGGACCGCAAGATCTCCGAGCGCCGCGTGTTCCCGGCGGTCGACGTCAACCCGTCCGGCACCCGCAAGGAAGAGCTGCTGCTCTCGCCGGACGAGCTGGCGGTCACGCACAAGCTGCACCGCG
Encoded here:
- the rho gene encoding transcription termination factor Rho, with amino-acid sequence MSNTDLLSGDVETPAAAAETNGAAAAPKRRTGGLSGMVIAELRQLAGELGVGETTGMRKGDLIAAIRERQGKSKKRAAATAETLPLDGVGEPVKAEKAEKPARRAKADAPKADAPQAEPKAEPVQAEAPKAEAPKAETAQDGKPAAQERPERHDRSEGQQSDGQSEEGGRNRRRRGGANRGDGQRGDRQGGNRDNNRDNRDSRDNGGRDNRENNRDNRGGDNRQDNRDNRGGQDNRQDRDNRQRNQQDNRDNRNNGPQDDDEEGGRRGRRFRDRRRRGSGGGQREGGAPDTEIREDDVLLPVAGILDVLDNYAFVRTSGYLAGPNDVYVSLSLVRKFGLRRGDAITGVVRQPREGEQQRQKFNPLVRVDSINGLEPDEAKRRPDFTKLTPLYPNERLRLETEPHKLTTRVIDLIMPVGKGQRALIVSPPKAGKTTIMQDIANAITTNNPEAHLMVVLVDERPEEVTDMQRSVKGEVIASTFDRPPSDHTSVAELSIERAKRLVEMGHDVVVLLDSITRLGRAYNLAAPASGRILSGGVDSTALYPPKRFLGAARNIENGGSLTIFATAMVETGSTMDTVIFEEFKGTGNAELKLDRKISERRVFPAVDVNPSGTRKEELLLSPDELAVTHKLHRVLHALDSQQAIDLLISRLRKTKTNIEFLMQVSKTALGGGDDD